DNA sequence from the Coffea arabica cultivar ET-39 chromosome 11c, Coffea Arabica ET-39 HiFi, whole genome shotgun sequence genome:
AATAAGAGTGCAAAACCCAAACACTAAGGATAACTTTTGATATCATTAATTATTTATGTATTCTTATTGCTATCTTCACATGTAAATATATATTTGCTatgttaaataaataaatatatatatattgattgtaGTGCTTGAGAATATTATAGATATTATCAGTTTTTCATTCCCATTATTAAATACTAATAATTGCAACCATTGTAGTCAATTTTCATTATGATAGATAAAGTTAAATATATTGGGTTACAGGGATGTGAATTTAGAAGTTAGGTATAGGGGGGGAAggagggaagaaaatggtgagaaGTTGAAAAGTGGCAGGAAaggttgaaaaagaaatatggaTTATGAAGATGGGCAGAGAagggagagaagaagaaaggggATTGTAGGAATATGATCGAGATGACACAAAAATATTAATAGAGAGAGTGGTACCATGATAAAAGATATGAAAGTCGTAGGAGGCATCTGATGACTAGGTGTTCGATAAGGGAAGAGAGAGATGATGGTGATTTATAATAATTTTGAGAAttctaaaaacacatattacggagattttttttttaatatacatTAAAGTTTATGAAAAATGCTAATCTAAATGCATTCAACAATTATAGGGGCACAAGATAGGAGAAagatttttttctaaaaatggaagaaaataaattggttataatttatttttttatattatgaGTATTGATATATGAGTATAACATAATATGTTTTGACAGATATTTGATAAATTgactttttttaagaaaactctTCTCACCTTACCACCCAACCTAATCCTCTCCTTAAATGCGTTAACAACTCTTTTATCATGTAAATTATtatagattaattttttttcaaaatattaagcatcacttctttaaaatttttagtatatatatttattatactgtaccataatatataaatatatacaatatcattttgatttgaaatataatcCCGTGCATAACACGGGTCAAAACACTAGTATCAAGAAATGTGCCACCGTTTGGATTTTCCTGTTTTACAAATATAATACTATagtaatatataaataaaaataatttttttaaaaaaacaattttttatATACGTTAGTATACagtaaaatttataaaaaacaAATGCAAAAAAAGCTAATTCAAACGCATCCAATTCCTCATGTTCGATTTCATGTCTACATTCTCTTTGAATATTTATGTTGAATAGGAGTTTCTTTTTCTAATTCTGGTCCTATTTTTGAGCTCGGCCTGGTCAGCAAAATGTGGGTCCTCTCATGCGCAAGTAAAGTTCCGAAGATTACCTTAACCTCGTAATATGTAAAGAAGttaagaagcaaaaaaaaaaaaaaggtcgagAGGAGCTTTTGTATCATTGCAAAAGATGCTTGCTTTTGCCTCAGTTTCACACTTTCTCTGTTACCAATTAATAGTAGTACTAagattctaaaatttttttgtggTCGTCGCAATACGTCAATTTTTCATATTATCGATTTACATTTTCGGCTTTTATATACATCTGATCGAGCTATTATTAGCTGCGGACAATAACAATTTTTTGCGATAGATATGAAGGTgtaaaattttctcttttggcAATTAATTTAATTCGGTTCGTGCCGGCCGTGGGAGCCATGAGCCCGTGGTTCATGGACCACGGTCCCACCAAGGTCGACAGGCTTGGTGCACGTTTGCAACTTAAGTATTTGTTTCTAGACCGCGCCTTAGCCGATAGGGGCAATGAGCGGCCATCATTTTCTGCCAGCCAACCCACCATTGGGTACATAAATCTCTAATCTCATACAACTACTACGTAACTTAGACACCTATCCACCATGCTCCGCAAAGAATCCGACAGTGCGATCGGGTCAATGAATCGCGGTTTTAACCATTGATCTGCTGATTGAATCGGTGGATactaatttaatatttataaatacaaTATAGTAATTTGAATAGAATTAAACTTTTATACACTCGTGATATATACACTTTCACCGTTAAATGCATGACACGTAATCTGAATGTGAATTTAAAAtccaaattttatatatatgtcatgcattcaattatgatagtgtatacactgtcagtatacaTATGATTAACtcattttaatatatataaaatacatAATAAAGTGCTTTTTGAATACTGATTATTGTACGTAGAAAGATATATAATGAGCATATAAATATCAATAGAatatttaatttcattttattgtacttttaaatgaataaataatatTGTCAACTATGGAACGAAATTGTATCACTTGTTTTTAAAGACAGAgcatcatttttttaattttatttttgttgaaaagtaaaataattttctAACTACTCAAATATTATCGGTCTGAAAGTTTAAAAATGAATTATATAATAacaaattaaataatttcattttaaaGAAATTTAGTTATCGAATAATAACTTAACAAGTGGTAAAGCCTTTATGTATTTAAACGAAGGTTCAATGTACAACTAAtgtcaaaagcatatatacactttattttaaaaacaaagttccacaattgtaaaaaaaaaaaaaaaaaaggccaatCGAAAAATCGACAAGGTCCCCGTTGAACTAGTGGATTGCTGAATTAACCAAGTCAATTCCCTATCCAGTCAAATTAGAAATATGATCAAACATGATGCTCAAGTCATCGAATCGATCGATTCAACCGTTGAGTCAGGACAGGTTTAAGAACTATGTATCTACTACCTGCACCAAGATGGTAAGCATCAATTTTGCTAGTATCAGAGTCATACCATAACACAGAATTATGGTATGATAATGCAAAAAACCAGTACTTATTACTCATTACATATTACATAGGGCTACAAATGAATCGTATAGAATAAATCTTTTAAGCTATAGATTCGATTCACACTTATAGTTTTAGACTTGAATCCTATACGAGGTTGAAATTTAAGACTGAGCTCAATTAAATCTAATATTTGATGTGCTCGAGTCCAATTCGAAAGCTCAAaactttatttaaaatttaaaatttttaatattattttaccAACAATACATAtacataataaaataataaatgtaTAGTTCATATAAAACATTAACAATAATTATTAGAGAGCCTTACAACGAGTTGAAAATGCAGAAATTCAAAATGATTCGATAACTTAATTGAATGTTActtctttttcaaatttgagttCGAGTCGTCAAAATGCAAATCCAAATTGAGCTCTTGTTATATTGAATCTAAAATGTTGATTAAGAACTCTGTTCATTTACAATCCCAGCAGCAGTCCCTCAAGAACTTGTACTACTGCGCCAACGTACAAGGAAAGCACACTCCAACTAGCAGTccataaaaatgaagaaacaaagTTGGAGTATAAAGAAATTTAGTACCAACTAACTCTATAGTAGTTGGCTATCACATGTTTTGTGAGATGAGAATTAAAGGATTCAAATATTGTCTCCTATCAAAGTTATCACTTAACGTGACTTCTCTCAAATTCATCTAGGTGCATTAATGTGGTCCGATAGTGGTTCAATCATTGATTCTAGATAGTTGACCATCACATGTCTTGTGAGGGTGGTTCAGTCCTTGCCACTAGAGTAGTTGATCACCATGTGTCTTGTGGGATAAGGGATTAAGGATTCAAACCTTACGTCTTATCAAAATTACTGCTTAATATGACTTCTCTCATGATTCGATGGTAATTCAATTCCCTGTCAATACTTCGGATCACCtctgaaccaaaaaaaaaaaaaaagaaggaaggtATAAAGAAATTTATCcgtttttttgtcaaaaatcccCTGACATTGGAAACGGTACAAGCGATGGCTGGTGCAAGTATAAAGATATCTCTTTATACtttgtatgattttttttttggtcgggTTGCTATGTGCCATGGTGAACACACAAAGCTCCGTCAATTCGAAACCAAAAACAGTGgcaaaatgaaaattgaaaattttgaataatgACGAGAAGTTTTGTTAATGGATGAAAGCATAAAATCCCCACCTCCTTCGTCCCATCCCATTCAATCCTCGGTGACAAAGTTTAAAGAATCATTGAAAAGCTTGACAGGAGGCCGTCTTTGCAATTATGCCACAAACCACAGCGCAGAGGTGGCTTCATCACTCGTTAAATCACGGGATAAAAGCAGTAAAAAGGGGTGATTTGGTAAAACGAGAAGGATAGTAACAAACATGAGATGACAAGGGAACAATGACTGGgagagaaggaaagaaagaaagaaagaaagaaagaaagaaagcaagaaagaaagaaaagggggagaaaaagaaaagttgcgTAGAGGGTCAATACTACTCAATTAGTCGTATGGGGGCGGCTGACGTGGAGCCACAAGAGTGGGTAacaagaatgaatgaatgtgTAACCAATACTAGTAAAACATATTAACCTACGATTCCGACAACCAAACAAACCCGCAAAAAGCAAAACAACACCAAAACAATAACAAAAACAACCACCACCCTTGAGGCTAGTGTGAGCAGCGAGTAATGAGAggtaaagaagaagaagaagaaccatAGATACATACAACCTttagatagagagagagagagagaggtgtgGAGGGGAAAGCGTTGGATTGGGGTTTGAGGGGTGGGGACAGGGACCTGGGGTCTGGGGGGATTGGCATGGAAGGTGGAGGTGGTGGGCTTGCCATGCTCAGGCAGCTCATCGGACAGCTTCAAGACCTCTTAGACCTCTACGCGTCTCCTCTTCCGCCTCCCACTCTTCCTCCTAGCTATTTTCTCCGCTTTCCACCGCCACCGCCGCACCAGCACCGCCACCAACACAGGTAtcccttttctctccctttcacTCTCTACCTACCTATCTCTACGCTTTTAATTATTCTGCTGAAGATGGGTGAATAGTTGAATATCATACTTGTTCCTTTTTTCTTCGTCACTTGAGAAATGATCCATGGTTTTGTTTTTTGACTTAAAGATTCTACCTTTCAGCTTAGGAATTTATTGTGGCTTTGGCACTCTTCTATTAAAACCTCGTTTgccctttcttcttcctcttttggGTTGATCTTGGCTTGCCGTTGAACTGGAGAGTGATATATTTGCATCTGCCTTGTATgctgaatgttacaatgtggctctCTTTAGGAGCACTTGTATATCAATTCTGCTCTTCGATTAGCACGCTTTTGTGCTTAATTATTGCAATGGCCATAAAAAAGATAGGTGAGGCAGTGCAAAAACTTGCGCACAAATTTGATGGATATTATGCGGTTTCTGAGTTCATTTCCAGCCtggtttaaagattttggtgtAAACTTTTTTGTAGGGAAGATGAATGTTTATATACTTATTCtatattttgttttttattatgCTTAAATTGCTTCCCCCGCGCCGCCCGCCCCTTCCCTTTTCGCAGTTATAATGGAAAAGTGAAGGGTCTGGCAGCATAATACTTGCGATTTCTTACATTTTTACACATGCTAAACTTGGTCATGATGAGTTCTTCGATACTATGCTCAAAGCCATTGCCTTTTTCTTCCCCACTTTTATTGTGCTTGGTAACTAAATTCAAGTGTCATGGCTCCCTTTCTATTGTTGGTGCACCGAAATTTCTGTATTCCTATTTGTATCTTTAGCAAAATACAAGCTCTAGATGAGTCTGTAGTTTTTTAACAGCGATTACACCTTCTCTGGTTGTTGAATTCCTATATTCTAACAATTAACTGGAACATCATTTTTTCACCGTCTAATTATTTTGGGAAAATTGTGACAAATGGTCTTAGTTTTCATTTTCCACtctcttcttcttgttctttttttttttttactatggTAGTGTCAAATATTTTTCCCTAgccccttgaaattttttgctGAAACGACCTGGatttgttttaaatttctgtgtCTATGTTTCCTCTCACTTTTAGTGGTCAAGTTTATAAATTCCTATGTACCATATAGGAGTAAACTTTACGCAGAAtgttaaaatttcttgaattaaaACGTTTAGTAGTTAAGGAATTTTAACAACTTTCCTGCTCTGAGACATAGTTGACACTGTTCTTCCAACAGCTAAGATGCGAATATGTCAAAAGAGATAACTTTTGCTGGTGTAATCAAAAAGTGATCTAGTCTGATGGAGTTTAAGATTTTAAAATGCttgtaaataaaatttatttgaaagtttTTCCCAGATCTCAAGGCATCACATCTTCCTGCATAAAAATTCTGCTCTCTGGTTTCTGATGATCTTTTTTTCTAATCATTTGCATCCATTAGTGCAGATATGATCATAGAATGAATCACCACCTCTAGACTCTACAATACTGAAATTAGGGATCAGACAAGATTAAAGTATCTTAACCAATAACTCTGGATTCCTTTTTAGTTAATCATTTGACAGTGTATGTGGCTCAAGTTATTCCAGAAATACTGTAGAGAtcaatgttatatatatatatatatatatatctagaGTAAGTGAGAGGTCATCTTGAACCCAggacctctcacttacactcctTTCCCCCGTACCATCCAACCCATTCCTCCTCCCCTGTAGAGATCAATGTCACGTAACTACTCATTTGGATGCAACAATCGGGTAATTATTACAGAAGTCTTTGCTGAAGGACTGAAGCATACgtgttctgtttttttttctttatttggtgtGTCTACTGTGGTCTACTCTGTTAACTTTCAATTTTACTTTTGATCTTCAGCATGGAAAATTATGCACCTCTTTTTACTGTCTGTCAATTTTTTTATCATGTTTCAACCATCTTACCAACTTCCTCTTGAAATTAGTTTTATTGATACGAAATTGTGGATTTTCACATTGATGTTTCTTAACAATCATCTTTGGGCCACTGGCCATTTGTCGGGAGTTTCAAGCTGTCACTGGTTGTTCAGCCCTGTCTAAAGTTTCTTAAGGGGGAATATTTGAGTGTACAGCTTATTCTTTTGTGCAGCTGGTGCCTTTTTAATCTCGATGATAACTCCATAAAAGATAACTGCTACAATCTTATAATGACTGCTGGAAAATCTGAAAATCTCAAAATGTTGGAGCCTGGCAAGCCACCACCAGTCAAGAAAGCTCGTAAAGAACGGAATCGTGGAAAACTGACAGAAACTACTAGGTCCACTGAGATTATGGAGCAGACAATTTGGAAAGATTTTCCGGAGGACCTTTTTGAAGCTGTTATTGCAAGGCTCCCCGTAGCCACATTTTTTCGCTTTCGATCAGTTTGTCAAAAGTGGAACTCATTACTTACTTCTCAAAGTTTCTCCCAACAGTGTGCTGAAGTTCCTCCATCCCAACCTTGGTTTTACACCATCACTCACGAAAATGTGAACACCGGAGCAATGTATGACCCAACGTCAAAGAAATGGCACCACCCAACTGTTCCCGCATTGCCGACTAAGCTAATTGTCTTGCCAGTGGCTTCGGCAGGGGGCCTCGTGTGTTTCCTTGATATTGCACACCGCAGTTTCTATGTATGCAATCCTCTTACAAGATCTTTTAGGGAGTTGCCTGCTAGATCTGTTAAGGTCTGGTCCCGCGTGGCTGTTGGCATGACTTTGAATGGGAAATCCACAAGTGGGGGTTATAAGATCCTTTGGGTTGGTAGTGATGGAGAGTATGAAGTTTATGACTCCACACAGAACAGTTGGACTCGGCCAGGAAGCATCCCCCCCAATATTAATCTCCCTCTTGCACTGAACTTCAGGTCCCAGGCAGTGTCTATTGATAGCATGCTTTACTTCATGCGATCAGATCCTGATGGGATTGTGTCCTATGATACAATTTCTGGGAGTTGGAAGCAGTTCATAATCCCTGCCCCTCTGCACCTGAGTGACCACACACTTGCAGAGTCTGAGGGAAGGATCATGCTTGtgggcttgctcacaaagaatgcTGCTACATGTGTCTGCATATGGGAGCTGCAAAAGATGACTCTCTTGTGGAAGGAGGTTGACAGAATGCCAAACATATGGTGCTTAGACTTTTACGGAAAGCACGTTAGGATGACATGCTTGGGCAACAAAGGTTTGCTTATGTTATCCCTGAGATCAAGACAAATGAATCGGCTTGTTACGTATGATTTATCAAGCAGGGAATGGCTGAAGGTTCCAGGTTGTGTCTTGCCACGTGGGAGAAAGAAGCAATGGATTGCATGTGGCACTGCATTTCATCCATGTTTGACAGCTCTTGCTTGATTTGTTGACTCTTGTCACTGCTCGATGCTATCATGTCAAAGTGATAGCTGTTCCAATGTGAAAATTCATCTGGGATGGGCTGCAAACATTTTCCACTGCCATCTTCAGGCTACATTCCATGATTATGAATATGAACACCACCCTTGGGACTTTAAGAGTAATTTGTACCTTGGTTCCTGTACAAACATCTAGGCAATGGCCTTATTAATTTTAAGCAGTTCAGAATGGTTAATAACCATTCTTTCAGCTGGTTAAGATCATTAGAATGACTTCAAGAGTGGCTTCGGCCTGCTCAAGCTTGTAATCCCTTGTGTGGGTGTACCCTTTCAGTcataattatttttcatggcCACGCTGTAAATCTTGTCCAATGGTCTCTAAAATTCATTGTTATGTTGACTTGGGCTGCTTTACTACTTGATGGGAAACTTAAATGACTAATTGGATTTGCACCTTCCCTTGCTTACTACTACGGTACTTTTTAAGCTGAAGTTCGGGATTCCCTGCGTTGCTACAGTAGTACTACTTGGTGGGGGAAATGCAGCTAACTTTTCTTTTAAGTTCAGGATTCCCTGCCTTTTGATGAGGTAATCCAAAGTCAACCAGCAAAGGGCGCTGCAAATGGTGAAAGGGTTGCTACTGTTCTATTTGTGGCTGAAACTTATTGAATCAACTGCACTAGAAAACTGTTCGCAACTGGGAAGATTAGCATCAAGTAGTATTTCATCATAAGTGCTTTTGATTGATCATATGGACTAGAAAGCAATCATATTTCTCAACGAGTGTATTGTAAAACGAGCACTATAACCTATCTAATTAAACTTTGACGAAAAGGCTGAAGTTAGTGAACTCAATTAGAGACTTGAGTAAATTAAAGACAGCGAAGATGCTCTCCTCTTTTATGCAGAAAAGAGTTAATACATGACTAAGCGTACAAGTCTGAAAattgattattttagttttctttttgccATGCAGCATTTCGTTGTGGAGGCGGTGGGGCGTTCCATGGAGGATCTCGATCAAAGCCACAACATCTTGAGACTTTCTTCGTACCATCTCTTTTCTGAGTGATCTGGTAAGATTTTGTGTACCAATGGTGGTTCACTTGCAAGAGTGGagactctttctttttccttttctttttctttcctctagGTAGTAAAAAGTAATTA
Encoded proteins:
- the LOC113716997 gene encoding F-box only protein 6; protein product: MEGGGGGLAMLRQLIGQLQDLLDLYASPLPPPTLPPSYFLRFPPPPPHQHRHQHSWCLFNLDDNSIKDNCYNLIMTAGKSENLKMLEPGKPPPVKKARKERNRGKLTETTRSTEIMEQTIWKDFPEDLFEAVIARLPVATFFRFRSVCQKWNSLLTSQSFSQQCAEVPPSQPWFYTITHENVNTGAMYDPTSKKWHHPTVPALPTKLIVLPVASAGGLVCFLDIAHRSFYVCNPLTRSFRELPARSVKVWSRVAVGMTLNGKSTSGGYKILWVGSDGEYEVYDSTQNSWTRPGSIPPNINLPLALNFRSQAVSIDSMLYFMRSDPDGIVSYDTISGSWKQFIIPAPLHLSDHTLAESEGRIMLVGLLTKNAATCVCIWELQKMTLLWKEVDRMPNIWCLDFYGKHVRMTCLGNKGLLMLSLRSRQMNRLVTYDLSSREWLKVPGCVLPRGRKKQWIACGTAFHPCLTALA